One Microbacterium sp. No. 7 genomic window carries:
- a CDS encoding arylamine N-acetyltransferase family protein: MSRELVARYLSRLRVADRPPRLDVATVTRWAHAHAARVPFENLRLHADDAPGEVILDAGTMLAGVVDRREGGICYELNASFGWLLEQCGAQVDLLGARVEQHAGGAMTLGIPLGHLALRVTLDDAVLHVDVGFGGPAIVTAPVGAGERVGTSPERGYVVDPRSRALSDFADAARWHSTDPGSRFQRSIVCSLAIGERTTTLSGVPADPGLARRLAPAHAGLAWRLTPAHAGLAWRLTDGTVRRDLSPAEAARVLRERFGIARALPTRLAAHGVLPGV; this comes from the coding sequence GTGAGCCGAGAACTCGTCGCCCGCTACCTGTCGCGCCTGCGCGTCGCCGACCGGCCGCCGCGGCTCGACGTCGCGACGGTCACCCGCTGGGCGCACGCGCACGCGGCGCGCGTGCCGTTCGAGAACCTGCGACTGCACGCCGACGACGCGCCGGGAGAGGTGATCCTGGATGCCGGCACGATGCTCGCGGGCGTGGTCGACCGCCGCGAGGGCGGCATCTGCTACGAGCTCAACGCGAGCTTCGGCTGGCTGCTGGAGCAGTGCGGGGCGCAGGTCGACCTGCTGGGCGCGCGCGTCGAGCAGCACGCCGGCGGCGCCATGACGCTCGGCATCCCCCTCGGCCACCTCGCCCTGCGCGTCACGCTCGACGACGCCGTGCTGCACGTCGACGTCGGGTTCGGCGGCCCCGCGATCGTCACGGCGCCGGTCGGCGCCGGCGAGCGCGTCGGCACCTCGCCCGAACGCGGATACGTCGTCGACCCGAGGTCGCGCGCGCTCTCCGACTTCGCGGATGCCGCACGCTGGCACAGCACCGACCCGGGCTCGCGGTTCCAGCGGTCGATCGTGTGCTCGCTCGCGATCGGCGAGCGCACGACGACGCTCTCCGGCGTGCCCGCCGACCCCGGTCTCGCCCGACGGCTCGCCCCCGCACACGCCGGTCTCGCCTGGCGGCTCACCCCTGCACACGCCGGTCTCGCCTGGCGGCTCACCGATGGCACCGTGCGGCGCGACCTGTCGCCCGCCGAGGCCGCGCGCGTGCTGCGCGAGCGCTTCGGCATCGCCCGGGCGCTGCCGACGCGCCTGGCCGCTCACGGCGTGCTCCCGGGCGTGTAA
- a CDS encoding glycosyltransferase, translating into MTRSRTAPRRIAFAADCLDVLGGVQRVVRELSDGLAQRGHDVTHLGLYPAPAPVPWAVRPDLVVHPADPGPMYSPTTPWRRAKLTVRGQRAGVRAFDEGSRRLVSWLRERPGSLVVATQLRSAEYLIRGGFPAERIVAQYHDAHHAAVTERDVDRLRRVSRRVARVLVLTEEDAAAFRADGVERVGHLRNPVDVSALDRLDLDRDARGAGASRERVVAMGVRLERQKAVDVAIRAWAEVAPAHPGWELRVYGDGSLRGELQRLIDRTGAPARLMGATGDFAGVLAAASVHVLSSAHEGMGLVIAEAMCAGTPTVTTDSGPGVRELVRPGETGLLVPVGDVPAFAAALHRLVGDAELRGGIARRAAAHVRAWERDAVVDEWEALLDGLDAPAASGTGRAERAVA; encoded by the coding sequence ATGACGCGCTCCCGCACCGCGCCCCGGCGCATCGCCTTCGCCGCCGACTGCCTCGACGTGCTCGGCGGCGTGCAGCGCGTCGTTCGCGAGCTCTCCGACGGGCTCGCGCAGCGCGGCCACGACGTCACGCATCTCGGCCTCTATCCCGCGCCGGCGCCCGTGCCGTGGGCCGTGCGCCCCGACCTCGTCGTGCACCCCGCGGACCCCGGCCCGATGTACTCGCCGACGACGCCGTGGCGGCGCGCGAAGCTCACCGTGCGCGGCCAGCGCGCCGGCGTCCGCGCCTTCGACGAGGGCTCGCGGCGCCTCGTGTCGTGGCTGCGCGAGCGCCCCGGCTCCCTGGTCGTCGCGACGCAGCTGCGCAGCGCGGAATACCTGATCCGCGGCGGATTCCCGGCCGAGCGGATCGTCGCGCAGTACCACGACGCGCACCACGCCGCCGTGACCGAGCGCGACGTCGACCGGCTGCGTCGCGTGTCGCGCCGGGTCGCGCGCGTGCTCGTGCTGACCGAGGAGGATGCCGCGGCCTTCCGCGCCGACGGCGTCGAGCGGGTCGGGCACCTGCGCAATCCCGTCGACGTCTCCGCGCTCGACCGGCTGGACCTCGACCGCGACGCACGCGGTGCGGGCGCGTCCCGCGAGCGCGTCGTCGCGATGGGCGTGCGGCTCGAGCGGCAGAAGGCGGTCGACGTGGCGATCCGCGCGTGGGCCGAGGTCGCCCCCGCGCATCCGGGGTGGGAGCTGCGCGTCTACGGCGACGGCTCCCTGCGCGGCGAGCTGCAGCGGCTCATCGACCGCACGGGCGCGCCCGCCCGCCTCATGGGCGCGACGGGCGACTTCGCGGGCGTGCTCGCCGCGGCATCCGTGCACGTGCTCAGCTCCGCGCACGAGGGGATGGGGCTCGTGATCGCCGAGGCGATGTGCGCGGGAACCCCCACCGTCACGACCGACAGCGGACCCGGCGTGCGCGAGCTCGTGCGCCCGGGGGAGACGGGGCTGCTCGTGCCCGTGGGCGACGTGCCCGCCTTCGCGGCCGCGCTGCACCGCCTGGTCGGCGACGCCGAGCTGCGGGGCGGCATCGCACGCCGCGCCGCCGCGCACGTGCGCGCGTGGGAGCGCGACGCCGTCGTCGACGAGTGGGAGGCGCTGCTCGACGGCCTGGACGCCCCGGCCGCGAGCGGCACGGGCCGCGCCGAGCGGGCCGTCGCATGA
- a CDS encoding alpha/beta fold hydrolase, which translates to MTPASVAARHGDQARSEPVQGDDESQRPAFVPLRVPGEWTSVTHRLRHVAAALPEALALTGPDGRLTYGRLLARVDGWGAAIARQERHRAHEGAPIAVVMDGTVAAVCAFLAVLAAGRMAMPIDPTFPDERVHALLDRAGARLLDVSALPADAASVPEQAGSGVPVPGEPLPETPVPGASATSPADGGVNEDTPAAVIFTSGSTGAPKGCVHDHGAWLHQAYIGRMTHDQAPGVRNAMVLPLSFGGGLDIVFCALLNGASLHVRDVRLTGLAGMPQWLADEGVTHLHATPSLLTAIIDDAPPPALPAPVRLTTAGGEPVPWSLVRRVRDAAEGPVSFCVLSGASEIGSLAFLRVEPDEDADREGFLPVGGIVPNKSVEIVDDEGRPVPDGESGRLRVTARYLSSGYFDDPARTDEAFEVSPDGVWTYHAADLARWEAPGVLRLMGRADQAMKVGGYLVAPLEVEAAILAAAPVVEAVVTTVDAGGRQRLVAHVVPAQTDRPLIEAALRRRLRELLPAWMVPSRIVMMPALPRNERGKVSRGDLPTPPALPVLEPRTPAERLLATIWQSVLGLDAVSVDADFWALGADSLAVAEMLAQVETATGRSLDSAALVAAPTIAELAQVIDAGRGGSRATGRGSRVAGRGPRAKGEGSRAGGERDLPGSAARLPGTAVRLRRGDHPARLHVFAGGGAPALALLPLVTALRADVETIGYQAAGYERRGPVDRTLNAVLRRHLGVITRTGPETPLVLAGHSYGGILALECAAILRERGYDVRLVAVLDSIVSDRFLDRAVGPGHRPADLPGSPRGIAPPWGERMRTHARQVTAGWTRHPQRLQNAVFWEQSLRLFNRHRPHRWEAPTVVFTAPDNPNDLTWWGELLAGPHEVVPVAGGHTSILRPPFDRPVVDRLDAELARIAQGSAPRG; encoded by the coding sequence ATGACGCCGGCGTCCGTCGCGGCGCGTCACGGTGATCAGGCCCGGAGCGAGCCGGTGCAGGGCGATGACGAGTCGCAGCGGCCCGCGTTCGTGCCGCTGCGGGTCCCCGGGGAGTGGACGTCGGTGACGCACCGGCTGCGGCACGTCGCCGCGGCGCTGCCCGAGGCGCTCGCGCTCACGGGGCCCGACGGGCGGCTGACGTACGGGCGGCTGCTGGCGCGCGTCGACGGCTGGGGGGCCGCGATCGCGCGCCAGGAACGGCATCGCGCGCACGAGGGGGCGCCGATCGCCGTCGTGATGGACGGCACGGTCGCCGCGGTGTGCGCCTTCCTCGCCGTCCTGGCGGCGGGGCGCATGGCGATGCCGATCGACCCGACGTTCCCCGACGAGCGCGTGCACGCCCTGCTCGACCGCGCGGGGGCGCGGCTGCTCGACGTGTCGGCGCTGCCGGCGGATGCGGCATCCGTGCCGGAGCAGGCGGGGTCGGGAGTGCCGGTGCCGGGGGAGCCCCTGCCGGAGACGCCGGTGCCGGGGGCGTCGGCGACGAGCCCGGCGGACGGTGGCGTCAATGAGGACACGCCGGCCGCCGTCATCTTCACCTCGGGCTCGACGGGCGCGCCCAAGGGGTGCGTGCACGACCACGGGGCGTGGCTGCACCAGGCCTACATCGGGCGGATGACGCACGATCAGGCGCCCGGCGTGCGCAACGCGATGGTGCTGCCGCTGAGCTTCGGCGGCGGCCTCGACATCGTCTTCTGCGCCCTGCTCAACGGCGCGAGCCTGCACGTGCGCGACGTGCGGCTCACGGGCCTCGCGGGCATGCCGCAGTGGCTGGCCGACGAGGGCGTCACGCACCTGCACGCGACGCCGTCGCTGCTCACCGCGATCATCGACGACGCACCGCCGCCCGCGCTGCCGGCACCCGTGCGCCTGACGACGGCGGGCGGGGAGCCCGTGCCGTGGTCGCTCGTGCGGCGCGTGCGCGACGCGGCCGAGGGGCCCGTGTCGTTCTGCGTGCTCTCGGGCGCGTCGGAGATCGGCTCGCTCGCCTTCCTGCGCGTCGAGCCCGACGAGGACGCCGACCGCGAGGGCTTCCTGCCCGTCGGCGGCATCGTGCCGAACAAGTCGGTCGAGATCGTCGACGACGAGGGCCGCCCGGTCCCCGACGGGGAGAGCGGACGGCTGCGGGTCACGGCGCGGTACCTCTCCAGCGGCTACTTCGACGACCCGGCGCGCACCGACGAGGCGTTCGAGGTCTCGCCCGACGGCGTCTGGACCTACCACGCCGCCGATCTCGCGCGCTGGGAGGCGCCCGGCGTCCTGCGCCTCATGGGTCGCGCCGACCAGGCGATGAAGGTGGGCGGCTATCTCGTCGCGCCCCTGGAGGTCGAGGCGGCGATCCTCGCGGCGGCGCCCGTCGTCGAGGCAGTCGTCACGACGGTGGATGCCGGTGGCCGGCAGCGCCTCGTCGCCCACGTCGTGCCCGCGCAGACCGACCGTCCGCTCATCGAGGCCGCGCTGCGCCGTCGTCTGCGCGAGCTGCTCCCCGCGTGGATGGTGCCCAGCCGCATCGTCATGATGCCGGCGCTCCCGCGCAACGAGCGCGGCAAGGTGAGCCGTGGCGACCTGCCGACGCCGCCCGCGCTGCCGGTGCTCGAGCCGCGCACGCCGGCGGAGCGGCTGCTCGCGACGATCTGGCAGTCGGTGCTGGGCCTCGACGCCGTCTCGGTCGACGCCGACTTCTGGGCGCTCGGCGCCGACTCGCTGGCCGTCGCCGAGATGCTCGCGCAGGTCGAGACCGCGACGGGCCGCAGCCTCGACTCCGCCGCGCTCGTCGCGGCGCCGACCATCGCGGAGCTCGCGCAGGTGATCGACGCGGGACGGGGCGGATCGCGGGCGACGGGCCGAGGCTCGCGGGTCGCGGGCCGGGGGCCGCGGGCGAAGGGCGAGGGGTCGCGGGCGGGGGGCGAACGCGACCTGCCCGGCTCCGCGGCGCGGCTGCCCGGCACCGCCGTGCGGCTCCGCAGGGGCGACCACCCCGCGCGCCTGCACGTCTTCGCGGGCGGGGGCGCGCCCGCCCTCGCGCTGCTGCCGCTCGTGACCGCGCTGCGCGCCGACGTCGAGACGATCGGCTACCAGGCCGCCGGCTACGAGCGCCGCGGTCCGGTCGACCGGACGCTGAACGCCGTGCTGCGCCGGCACCTCGGGGTCATCACGCGCACCGGACCCGAGACGCCGCTCGTGCTCGCGGGGCACTCGTACGGCGGCATCCTCGCCCTGGAGTGCGCCGCGATCCTGCGCGAGCGCGGCTACGACGTGCGTCTCGTCGCGGTGCTCGACTCGATCGTCTCCGACCGGTTCCTCGACCGCGCCGTCGGGCCCGGTCATCGCCCCGCCGACCTGCCCGGGTCGCCGCGCGGCATCGCTCCGCCGTGGGGCGAGCGCATGCGCACGCACGCGCGTCAGGTCACGGCCGGGTGGACGCGGCATCCGCAGCGGCTGCAGAACGCCGTGTTCTGGGAGCAGAGCCTGCGGCTGTTCAACCGGCACCGCCCGCACCGGTGGGAGGCGCCGACCGTCGTCTTCACGGCCCCCGACAACCCCAACGACCTCACGTGGTGGGGCGAGCTGCTCGCCGGCCCGCACGAGGTCGTGCCCGTCGCCGGCGGTCACACCTCGATCCTGCGGCCGCCGTTCGACCGGCCCGTCGTCGACCGGCTCGACGCCGAGCTCGCCCGCATCGCGCAGGGCTCCGCGCCGCGCGGCTGA
- a CDS encoding 2-amino-3,7-dideoxy-D-threo-hept-6-ulosonate synthase has protein sequence MTAAYSGRTAIVSGGSPGKAIRLSRLLSGRGRSVFVPLDHSVTLGPIAGGVSTSALVSTFATAGVNAVIVHKGRVRTIDPALFTRLALIVHVSAGTRHHADNDSKVLVGDVDDAVRYGADAVSVHVNVGSANEPAQLRDLAAVAQRCDALGMPLLAMMYARRADLPEDQSAETLAHLSAIAVDLGADLVKLSYPGSSEALSVVVGATPIPVLIAGGSVEPSVEANRERAHEVFAAGAAGVCFGRSVFESDDPLRVASTLVSCAESYPLGPSLPSSLTELTRPGATSANPIDRRIPA, from the coding sequence ATGACCGCTGCATACTCGGGCCGAACCGCCATCGTGAGCGGGGGCTCGCCCGGCAAGGCGATCCGTCTGTCGCGCCTCCTCTCCGGGCGCGGGCGCAGCGTCTTCGTGCCGCTCGACCACTCGGTCACGCTGGGCCCCATCGCCGGCGGGGTGTCCACCTCGGCGCTCGTGAGCACCTTCGCGACCGCGGGCGTCAACGCCGTGATCGTGCACAAGGGGCGCGTGCGCACGATCGACCCCGCGCTGTTCACCCGGCTCGCCCTCATCGTGCACGTCTCGGCCGGCACGCGGCACCACGCCGACAACGACTCGAAGGTGCTCGTCGGCGACGTCGACGACGCCGTGCGCTACGGCGCCGACGCCGTGAGCGTGCACGTCAACGTCGGCTCGGCGAACGAGCCCGCGCAGCTGCGCGACCTCGCCGCCGTCGCGCAGCGCTGCGACGCGCTCGGCATGCCCCTGCTCGCGATGATGTACGCGCGCCGCGCCGACCTGCCCGAGGACCAGAGCGCCGAGACGCTCGCGCACCTCTCCGCGATCGCGGTCGACCTCGGCGCCGACCTGGTGAAGCTCTCGTACCCGGGCAGCTCCGAGGCGCTCAGCGTCGTCGTCGGCGCCACGCCCATCCCCGTCCTCATCGCCGGCGGCAGTGTCGAGCCCTCGGTCGAGGCCAACCGCGAGCGCGCGCACGAGGTCTTCGCCGCGGGCGCCGCGGGCGTGTGCTTCGGCCGCAGCGTGTTCGAGTCCGACGACCCGCTGCGCGTCGCGAGCACCCTCGTCTCGTGCGCCGAGAGCTACCCGCTCGGCCCGTCACTTCCCTCCTCGCTGACCGAGCTCACCCGACCCGGGGCGACGTCGGCGAACCCGATCGACAGGAGAATCCCCGCCTGA
- a CDS encoding FadR/GntR family transcriptional regulator, producing MDATGRGRVKTTIAYLRRKIVSGEWPVGSKIPTEPELMEMLGVGRTTVREAVRSLATLGLLEPAVSRGTFVRSRLPTSDMLADFVSEFPVHEILGFRRALEIEACQLAARNRTEAHIEALRAAHERDLAGDAGTPMRWERGRTPGQFHQLLIEATGNSLMVGLYAGVMAGLRTAINKGEVVYGAGVETRRADHAAILEAIIAGDPIAAVHAAADHAEHDLIAAPADDDSGDETIAVATGATTV from the coding sequence ATGGACGCGACCGGACGGGGCAGGGTCAAGACGACCATCGCGTATCTGAGGCGCAAGATCGTGTCGGGCGAATGGCCGGTCGGATCGAAGATCCCGACCGAGCCGGAGCTCATGGAGATGCTGGGCGTCGGCCGCACGACCGTGCGCGAGGCGGTGCGGTCGCTCGCGACGCTCGGGCTGCTCGAGCCCGCTGTCAGCCGCGGCACGTTCGTGCGCTCGCGGCTCCCCACGAGCGACATGCTCGCCGACTTCGTCTCGGAGTTCCCGGTGCACGAGATCCTCGGATTCCGCCGCGCGCTCGAGATCGAGGCCTGCCAGCTGGCCGCGCGCAACCGCACCGAGGCGCACATCGAGGCGCTGCGGGCCGCGCACGAGCGCGACCTGGCGGGGGATGCCGGCACGCCGATGCGCTGGGAGCGCGGCCGCACGCCCGGCCAGTTCCACCAGCTGCTCATCGAGGCGACCGGGAACTCCCTGATGGTGGGGCTGTACGCGGGCGTCATGGCGGGCCTGCGCACCGCGATCAACAAGGGCGAGGTGGTCTACGGCGCGGGCGTCGAGACGCGCCGCGCCGACCACGCGGCCATCCTCGAGGCGATCATCGCGGGCGACCCGATCGCGGCCGTGCACGCCGCCGCGGACCACGCCGAGCACGACCTCATCGCCGCCCCCGCCGACGACGACTCCGGCGACGAGACCATCGCCGTCGCGACGGGCGCCACCACCGTCTGA
- a CDS encoding 3-dehydroquinate synthase II family protein has translation MDDIIVTDKVIPLAPAAAADARFEHFAWLDLRGVRADQRVAYVDAAIHHRVEGIVSDDAELLATLPPTVRRILAVSSPADEIPESGIDLVLTPSGILDEVTVPADADRAVHVVVSDAETLEVACQAVRRVPWTLLTFTDPTKIPLEIVIAAAENSGGRTVTVVSDITDAEIVAIVLEHGSDGLLLAPRSLEEIALLQQVITPQQQHLLLEEFVVEEVEHIGMGERACIDTCSLLEQDEGCLIGSFASGFFLSCSETHPLPYMPTRPFRWNAGAVHSYVLGPDNRTRYVSELRAGHPILAVRTDGSVREVRIGRVKIERRPLISITAATQDGKRVNIIAQDDWHVRLLGPGATVNNVTELTPGDRLLGYVPAESRHVGLPISEYCIER, from the coding sequence ATGGACGACATCATCGTCACCGACAAGGTCATCCCGCTCGCGCCCGCCGCGGCGGCCGATGCCCGCTTCGAGCACTTCGCCTGGCTCGACCTGCGCGGCGTGCGCGCCGACCAGCGCGTCGCCTACGTCGACGCCGCGATCCACCATCGCGTCGAGGGCATCGTCTCCGACGACGCCGAGCTGCTCGCGACCCTGCCGCCCACGGTGCGCCGCATCCTCGCGGTCTCGTCGCCCGCCGACGAGATCCCGGAGTCGGGCATCGACCTGGTGCTCACGCCCTCCGGCATCCTCGACGAGGTGACCGTGCCCGCCGACGCCGATCGCGCCGTGCACGTCGTGGTCTCCGACGCCGAGACGCTCGAGGTCGCGTGCCAGGCCGTGCGGCGCGTGCCGTGGACGCTGCTCACCTTCACCGACCCGACCAAGATCCCGCTGGAGATCGTGATCGCGGCGGCGGAGAACTCCGGCGGCCGCACGGTGACCGTCGTGAGCGACATCACCGACGCCGAGATCGTCGCGATCGTGCTCGAGCACGGCTCCGACGGCCTGCTGCTCGCGCCGCGGTCGCTCGAGGAGATCGCGCTGCTGCAGCAGGTCATCACCCCGCAGCAGCAGCACCTGCTGCTGGAGGAGTTCGTCGTCGAGGAGGTCGAGCACATCGGTATGGGCGAGCGCGCCTGCATCGACACGTGCTCGCTTCTCGAGCAGGACGAAGGATGCCTCATCGGCTCGTTCGCGTCGGGATTCTTCCTCTCGTGCTCCGAGACCCACCCGCTGCCCTACATGCCCACGCGTCCGTTCCGCTGGAACGCCGGCGCGGTGCACTCCTACGTGCTCGGCCCCGACAACCGCACCCGCTACGTCTCGGAGCTGCGCGCGGGCCACCCGATCCTCGCGGTGCGCACCGACGGCTCGGTGCGCGAGGTGCGCATCGGCCGCGTCAAGATCGAGCGCCGCCCGCTCATCTCGATCACGGCCGCGACGCAGGACGGCAAGCGCGTGAACATCATCGCGCAGGACGACTGGCACGTGCGCCTGCTCGGCCCCGGCGCGACCGTGAACAACGTCACGGAGCTGACGCCCGGCGACCGCCTGCTGGGCTACGTGCCGGCCGAGTCGCGTCACGTCGGCCTGCCGATCTCCGAATACTGCATCGAACGATGA
- a CDS encoding 4-hydroxybenzoate 3-monooxygenase yields MTSADVAILGAGPAGLFLARMLSLQGRRVVVLERAARERCLTRVRAAILEHPTRVVMDELGVGDRIAREGEAHSGFYVRHEGVTHRFDFASLLGRHAWLYPQHEVVRDLVEALERDGVDLRFETEVTDIADGAESIVVTAQTADGPVRVEAAYAAACDGRHGAGRAAALAGDTDVRAYHRALPHAWLGILARTAPDPDEGMYAMHPRGMSLHSMRGPRITRQYLQVPAGTRLDDWPDERIWAELRLRSASLDHPPLATGEIFDRSVIPLSATVLEPMRRGRLFLVGDAAHLMPPTGAKGLNLAVSDAGVLSAAVQAALGHGDTSLLDAYSATALARVWESESFSWEMTELLHTLDDDPFSWRLRSARLRRLVGDVDAQRALGAVYLGTPFPASWRYTPGSTP; encoded by the coding sequence ATGACCTCCGCCGACGTCGCGATCCTCGGCGCGGGCCCCGCGGGCCTGTTCCTCGCGCGCATGCTCTCGCTGCAGGGCCGCCGCGTCGTGGTGCTCGAGCGCGCCGCGCGCGAGCGATGCCTCACACGCGTGCGCGCGGCGATCCTCGAGCATCCCACCCGCGTCGTGATGGACGAGCTCGGCGTGGGCGACCGCATCGCGCGCGAGGGCGAGGCGCACAGCGGCTTCTACGTGCGGCACGAGGGCGTCACACACCGCTTCGACTTCGCGTCGCTGCTCGGCCGGCACGCGTGGCTCTATCCGCAGCACGAGGTCGTGCGCGACCTCGTCGAGGCGCTCGAGCGCGACGGCGTCGACCTGCGCTTCGAGACCGAGGTCACGGACATCGCCGACGGCGCGGAGTCGATCGTCGTGACGGCGCAGACGGCGGACGGCCCCGTGCGCGTCGAGGCCGCCTACGCCGCCGCGTGCGACGGCCGGCACGGCGCGGGCCGCGCCGCCGCGCTCGCGGGCGACACCGACGTCCGCGCGTACCACCGCGCCCTGCCGCACGCGTGGCTCGGCATCCTCGCGCGCACCGCCCCCGATCCCGACGAGGGCATGTACGCCATGCACCCGCGCGGCATGAGCCTGCACAGCATGCGCGGGCCGCGGATCACGCGGCAGTACCTGCAGGTGCCCGCCGGCACGCGGCTCGACGACTGGCCCGACGAACGCATCTGGGCCGAGCTGCGGCTGCGCAGCGCGAGCCTCGACCACCCGCCGCTCGCGACCGGCGAGATCTTCGACCGCTCCGTCATCCCCCTGAGCGCCACGGTGCTGGAGCCGATGCGGCGCGGACGGCTCTTCCTCGTCGGCGACGCCGCCCATCTCATGCCGCCCACCGGCGCGAAGGGGCTCAACCTCGCCGTGTCGGATGCCGGGGTGCTCTCCGCCGCGGTGCAGGCGGCCCTGGGGCACGGCGACACGTCGCTGCTCGACGCGTACAGCGCGACGGCGCTCGCCCGCGTGTGGGAGTCGGAGTCGTTCTCGTGGGAGATGACCGAGCTGCTGCACACGCTCGACGACGATCCGTTCTCGTGGCGGCTGCGGTCGGCGCGGCTGCGCCGGCTCGTGGGCGACGTCGACGCGCAGCGCGCGCTCGGCGCCGTGTACCTCGGCACGCCGTTCCCCGCGTCGTGGCGTTACACGCCCGGGAGCACGCCGTGA